The following are encoded in a window of uncultured Pseudomonas sp. genomic DNA:
- a CDS encoding 2-isopropylmalate synthase, with protein sequence MSSNDRVIIFDTTLRDGEQSPGASMTGEEKLRIAKALERLRVDVIEAGFAIASPGDFAAVKAIADSIKDSTVCSLSRALDADIDRAAEALKGANSGRIHTFIATSPIHMQYKLRMQPDQVVEQAVHAIKRARNLCGDIEFSCEDAGRSELDFLCRIVEAAIDAGARTINIPDTVGYAIPHQYAETIRQLLNRVPNADKAVFSVHCHNDLGLAVANSLAAVVAGARQVECTINGLGERAGNAALEEIVMAIKTREDLLGVHTRIDTPHILSTSRLVSGITGFPVQPNKAIVGANAFAHESGIHQDGILKHRETYEIMSAQSVGWHTNKLSLGKLSGRNAFRSRLDELGIVLAGETELNAAFARFKELADKKHEIFDEDLQALVSDTLNEEAPEHFKLVTLEVASKTGEVPQAQVVVSVDGVERNASAQGSGPVDATFKAIESIASSEANLQLYSVNAITQGTDSQGEVTVRLEKGGRIVNGNGADTDILVASAKAYVNALNLMQDGQKAHPQAADV encoded by the coding sequence ATGAGCAGCAACGATCGCGTCATTATCTTCGACACCACCTTGCGTGACGGCGAGCAGAGCCCCGGCGCATCGATGACCGGCGAAGAAAAGCTGCGCATCGCCAAAGCCCTGGAGCGTTTGCGCGTCGATGTGATTGAGGCCGGCTTCGCCATTGCCAGCCCCGGCGACTTTGCTGCGGTTAAGGCGATTGCCGACAGCATCAAGGACAGCACCGTGTGCAGCCTGTCGCGCGCCCTCGATGCGGACATCGACCGCGCGGCCGAAGCGCTTAAGGGCGCTAACTCCGGGCGCATCCATACCTTTATCGCCACCAGCCCGATTCATATGCAGTACAAGTTGCGCATGCAGCCCGATCAGGTGGTCGAGCAGGCGGTGCATGCGATCAAGCGCGCGCGCAACCTGTGTGGTGATATCGAGTTTTCGTGCGAGGACGCTGGGCGTTCGGAGCTGGACTTCCTCTGCCGCATCGTCGAAGCGGCCATCGACGCCGGCGCACGCACCATCAACATCCCGGATACCGTTGGCTACGCGATTCCGCATCAATATGCGGAAACCATACGCCAGCTGCTCAATCGCGTGCCCAACGCCGACAAGGCGGTGTTCTCGGTGCATTGCCACAACGACCTGGGCCTGGCTGTGGCCAATTCCCTGGCTGCAGTGGTGGCCGGCGCACGGCAAGTTGAGTGCACCATCAACGGCCTCGGCGAGCGCGCCGGCAACGCCGCGCTGGAAGAGATCGTCATGGCGATCAAGACCCGTGAAGACCTGCTCGGCGTGCACACGCGTATCGACACCCCGCATATCCTCAGCACCTCGCGCCTGGTCTCGGGTATCACTGGTTTTCCGGTGCAGCCGAACAAAGCCATAGTCGGTGCCAACGCCTTCGCCCATGAGTCGGGCATTCACCAGGACGGCATACTCAAGCACCGCGAGACCTACGAGATCATGTCTGCGCAGTCGGTCGGCTGGCACACCAACAAGCTCTCGCTGGGCAAGTTGAGTGGGCGCAACGCCTTCCGCTCGCGCCTTGACGAGCTGGGTATCGTCCTGGCTGGTGAAACTGAGCTGAACGCGGCCTTTGCCCGCTTCAAGGAGCTGGCTGACAAGAAGCACGAAATTTTCGACGAGGACCTGCAAGCCCTGGTCTCCGATACCCTCAACGAGGAAGCCCCCGAGCACTTCAAGCTGGTGACTTTGGAGGTGGCGAGCAAGACCGGTGAAGTGCCGCAAGCCCAAGTAGTGGTCAGCGTCGACGGCGTCGAGCGCAACGCTAGCGCGCAGGGTTCGGGGCCGGTGGATGCCACCTTCAAGGCCATCGAGTCGATCGCCAGCTCTGAGGCCAACCTGCAGCTGTATTCGGTCAATGCCATCACGCAGGGCACGGACTCGCAAGGCGAAGTAACGGTGCGCCTGGAGAAGGGCGGACGCATCGTTAACGGCAATGGCGCCGATACCGACATTCTGGTGGCGTCGGCCAAGGCTTATGTTAATGCGTTGAACCTGATGCAGGACGGGCAGAAAGCTCACCCGCAGGCGGCTGACGTTTGA
- the ychF gene encoding redox-regulated ATPase YchF, with protein sequence MGFNCGIVGLPNVGKSTLFNALTKSGIAAENFPFCTIEPNSGIVPMPDPRLAALAAIVNPKRILPTTMEFVDIAGLVEGASKGEGLGNKFLANIRETDAIAHVVRCFQDDNVIHVANSVDPKRDIEIIDLELIFADLDSCEKQLQKTTRNAKGGDKEAVAQKALLEKLIPHFSEGKPARTLMKTLGDDEKQLVRGFHLLTSKPVMYIANVAEDGFENNPLLDIVQAIADAEGAPVVPVCNKIEAEIAELDDGEEKDMFLEALGLEEPGLNRVIRAGYELLNLQTYFTAGVEEVRAWTVKVGATAPQAAGVIHTDFEKGFIRAEVIAYNDFIQYKGEAGTKEAGKWRLEGKEYIVKDGDVMHFRFNV encoded by the coding sequence ATGGGATTTAACTGCGGCATCGTCGGCCTGCCCAACGTCGGCAAGTCCACCCTGTTCAACGCCCTCACCAAGTCAGGGATCGCGGCAGAGAACTTTCCGTTCTGCACCATCGAGCCGAACAGCGGCATCGTGCCGATGCCCGATCCACGCCTCGCCGCGTTGGCAGCCATCGTCAACCCCAAGCGCATCCTGCCAACCACCATGGAATTCGTCGACATCGCCGGCCTGGTGGAGGGTGCATCAAAGGGTGAAGGCCTGGGCAACAAGTTCCTCGCCAACATTCGCGAAACAGATGCCATCGCCCACGTGGTGCGCTGCTTTCAGGACGACAACGTGATTCACGTTGCCAACAGCGTCGACCCCAAGCGCGACATCGAGATCATTGACCTCGAACTGATCTTCGCCGACCTCGACAGCTGCGAAAAGCAACTGCAAAAGACCACCCGCAACGCCAAGGGCGGCGACAAAGAAGCCGTCGCGCAAAAAGCCCTGCTGGAAAAACTCATCCCCCACTTCAGCGAAGGCAAGCCAGCACGCACGCTGATGAAGACCCTGGGCGATGACGAGAAGCAACTGGTACGCGGTTTCCATCTGCTCACCAGCAAGCCGGTGATGTACATCGCCAACGTCGCCGAAGACGGCTTTGAGAACAACCCACTGCTCGACATCGTCCAAGCTATTGCCGACGCTGAAGGCGCACCCGTGGTACCGGTGTGCAACAAGATCGAAGCAGAAATCGCCGAACTCGACGACGGCGAAGAAAAGGACATGTTCCTCGAAGCCCTGGGCCTGGAAGAGCCCGGCCTGAACCGGGTCATCCGCGCGGGCTACGAGCTGCTCAACCTGCAAACCTACTTCACCGCCGGCGTTGAAGAAGTCCGCGCCTGGACCGTAAAAGTAGGCGCCACCGCCCCTCAGGCCGCTGGCGTCATCCACACCGACTTCGAAAAAGGCTTTATCCGCGCCGAAGTCATCGCCTATAACGACTTCATTCAATACAAAGGTGAAGCCGGCACCAAGGAAGCAGGCAAGTGGCGCCTGGAAGGCAAGGAATACATCGTCAAAGACGGCGACGTCATGCACTTCCGCTTTAACGTCTAA
- a CDS encoding energy transducer TonB gives MIAELRRRAYLSAMQVASWLPRVELPFAAPSRPELLQAQAAPEPEPPALAAPVERQRVAEAAPAYVQPAAEELAVVRAKIEVPRPAVAARQAVAQVVEGESESTEPKPAPVTPPRFALQLLRAGACAVLVELPTGEPLQGRDPAYLLLKDLLRAAGLPDSPQLIGEPVRWPLLVRGQIDQGPDAALEFVQSFVGARLEEQEPCSCLWLVGLPAIRFAGEADAEAYNRELQVDGLGAAWALPGLELLMDEPERKRELWQAMRRVRQRWLANT, from the coding sequence TTGATTGCAGAACTGCGCCGTCGCGCCTACCTGAGCGCCATGCAGGTGGCCAGCTGGTTGCCGCGCGTGGAGCTGCCGTTTGCTGCGCCTTCACGGCCTGAGCTGTTGCAAGCGCAGGCTGCGCCTGAACCCGAGCCACCCGCGCTGGCCGCGCCAGTAGAGCGTCAGCGGGTGGCTGAAGCAGCGCCGGCGTATGTGCAGCCGGCAGCCGAAGAGCTGGCCGTTGTGCGGGCGAAAATTGAAGTGCCACGGCCAGCTGTTGCGGCGCGCCAGGCCGTAGCCCAGGTTGTTGAGGGCGAGTCCGAGAGTACTGAGCCAAAGCCTGCCCCCGTTACGCCGCCACGTTTTGCCCTGCAACTGTTACGCGCCGGTGCCTGTGCGGTGTTGGTCGAGTTGCCCACCGGCGAACCGCTGCAAGGTCGCGATCCGGCCTACTTGCTGCTCAAGGATCTGCTGCGCGCCGCCGGCTTGCCCGACAGTCCGCAGCTGATTGGCGAGCCGGTGCGCTGGCCGTTGCTGGTGCGTGGGCAAATTGACCAAGGCCCCGATGCGGCGCTGGAGTTTGTGCAGAGTTTTGTCGGTGCCCGCTTGGAAGAGCAGGAGCCTTGCAGCTGCCTGTGGCTGGTCGGCTTGCCGGCAATTCGTTTTGCCGGTGAGGCGGATGCTGAGGCATACAACCGCGAGTTACAGGTTGACGGACTGGGCGCTGCCTGGGCCTTGCCGGGCCTGGAGTTGTTGATGGATGAGCCCGAGCGCAAGCGCGAGCTGTGGCAGGCTATGCGCAGGGTGCGTCAACGCTGGCTGGCTAATACGTGA
- a CDS encoding DMT family transporter: protein MQSSTRYAITGLLLATLCWSGNALVARAFAGEIPPLALSFWRWSLALALLLPFVARPLWQHRAELRAAGWRLLVLAGVGIAGYNSLLYVSAQTTAAINITLVSTCLPLMTFIGAGLLLGEWPRRRAWWGMAVAACGLLVLISKGSWASLSGLAFNTGDLIMLLAVADWALYSLLLRRWAAHLQPIPPLALLGVLILLGVPLILPFYLYELAQGAHFSLTLGNLTAISYTAIFASLLAYLAWNHAIRVLGAAKAALSNYLMPVFTAVLGWLLLGEGLQGYHWFGAALIFSGLLLGTQRSLKG from the coding sequence ATGCAATCCTCCACGCGTTATGCGATTACTGGTCTGCTGCTGGCAACGCTTTGTTGGTCTGGCAATGCCTTGGTGGCGCGAGCTTTTGCCGGCGAGATCCCACCACTTGCCTTGTCGTTCTGGCGCTGGAGCCTGGCGCTGGCGCTGCTACTGCCCTTTGTAGCCAGGCCGTTGTGGCAGCATCGTGCTGAGTTGCGGGCAGCTGGCTGGCGCTTGCTGGTGTTGGCGGGTGTCGGCATCGCGGGCTACAACAGTCTGTTGTATGTGTCTGCGCAAACCACTGCAGCGATCAATATCACCCTGGTTAGTACCTGCCTGCCGCTGATGACCTTTATTGGCGCGGGGCTGCTGCTCGGTGAGTGGCCTCGGCGCCGTGCCTGGTGGGGCATGGCCGTGGCCGCGTGCGGTTTGCTGGTGCTGATCAGCAAAGGCAGCTGGGCTAGCCTTAGCGGCCTGGCATTCAATACGGGCGATCTGATCATGCTGCTGGCAGTGGCCGACTGGGCGCTCTACTCATTGCTGCTTAGGCGCTGGGCCGCGCATTTGCAGCCGATCCCGCCGCTGGCGCTGCTCGGTGTGTTGATACTGCTGGGTGTACCGCTGATCCTGCCGTTCTATCTGTATGAACTGGCGCAAGGCGCGCACTTCAGCCTGACCCTAGGTAATCTCACCGCCATCAGCTACACCGCGATCTTCGCCTCACTGCTTGCTTACCTCGCGTGGAATCACGCTATCCGCGTGCTCGGTGCAGCCAAAGCGGCGCTCTCCAACTACCTGATGCCGGTATTTACCGCCGTTCTGGGTTGGTTGCTGCTAGGGGAGGGGCTGCAGGGTTATCACTGGTTTGGCGCGGCGCTGATCTTTAGCGGATTGCTGCTCGGTACGCAGCGCTCGCTGAAGGGGTAG
- a CDS encoding peptidoglycan-binding domain-containing protein, whose protein sequence is MKPGFILIPTLLMGLMGCASQSQPDATNKDDVYLNAWTKERKAKNALIIRPASVAQTAEPAVTPEPTMAAAPMQSSQAAGSESMISANQCWVQSIVRPKPIQQPIDVLVKDAVNTIEVSQAQLSQDSKRVVSKEGVTMYTVEPPVYDAVTERVEVRPKIVRKVVIPAVFKEQMETVEVEAARTELEVCKAAGVQFAQTTSARTLCARLIPAVTTTVTQMKLVKPETIQEIVEPAVYKEVTRWKLITPARVVEVKIPDENIDVPVQLISQPATQEEKQLPAESQQMLTTVYDGAPQMVTVRAVCQDELNQPMITSLQNALNGAGVNPGPVDGTLGPKTVAALMEYQHKNGLAYGALTYESLEHLNVQP, encoded by the coding sequence ATGAAACCCGGATTTATTCTTATACCCACCCTATTGATGGGACTGATGGGCTGCGCCAGCCAGAGCCAGCCTGACGCGACCAACAAAGATGATGTGTATTTGAACGCATGGACCAAAGAGCGCAAGGCCAAGAACGCACTGATTATTAGACCGGCTTCTGTTGCACAGACTGCAGAGCCTGCTGTGACGCCCGAGCCGACTATGGCCGCGGCACCAATGCAGTCCAGCCAAGCAGCCGGCAGCGAGTCAATGATCTCGGCGAACCAGTGCTGGGTTCAGTCCATCGTCCGCCCCAAGCCGATTCAGCAGCCCATTGATGTTCTGGTGAAAGACGCGGTCAATACGATTGAAGTCTCCCAGGCGCAACTGAGCCAAGACAGCAAGCGCGTTGTAAGCAAAGAAGGCGTGACCATGTATACCGTGGAGCCGCCAGTCTATGACGCCGTGACTGAGCGCGTTGAAGTGCGCCCGAAAATTGTCCGTAAAGTGGTGATACCGGCCGTATTCAAAGAGCAAATGGAGACCGTTGAAGTCGAGGCCGCCAGGACTGAACTGGAAGTCTGTAAAGCGGCCGGCGTGCAATTCGCTCAGACAACTTCCGCGAGAACCTTGTGCGCCCGTTTGATCCCGGCGGTAACCACCACGGTCACGCAAATGAAGCTGGTGAAACCCGAAACCATCCAGGAAATCGTCGAGCCTGCTGTTTACAAAGAAGTGACGCGCTGGAAACTGATAACCCCGGCACGTGTGGTTGAAGTGAAAATACCTGATGAGAACATTGATGTTCCGGTTCAGCTGATTAGCCAGCCAGCCACGCAGGAAGAAAAGCAGCTACCTGCAGAAAGCCAGCAAATGCTCACCACCGTGTATGACGGTGCCCCGCAAATGGTCACTGTTCGCGCGGTGTGCCAGGACGAGCTAAATCAGCCGATGATTACCTCCCTGCAAAATGCCTTGAATGGCGCTGGGGTTAATCCTGGTCCGGTAGATGGCACCCTTGGGCCAAAAACCGTTGCTGCTCTAATGGAGTACCAGCATAAAAACGGCCTTGCTTATGGCGCACTGACCTATGAGAGCCTCGAGCACCTCAACGTTCAGCCGTAA
- the rimI gene encoding ribosomal protein S18-alanine N-acetyltransferase, which produces MSDALSFRPMTAADIDTVLKIEYAAFSHPWTRGIFIDSLTSYNCWVMLEGEQQVGHGVIQIIMDEAHLLNITVKAESQGRGLGLKLLEHLMQQAQAQGANDCFLEVRASNQAAYRLYERYGFNEVGRRRDYYPAVGGREDALVMVCPLFD; this is translated from the coding sequence ATGAGTGATGCGCTTTCTTTCCGCCCGATGACTGCGGCGGATATCGATACGGTATTGAAGATCGAATATGCCGCGTTCAGCCATCCGTGGACGCGCGGTATCTTTATCGACAGCCTGACCTCCTATAACTGCTGGGTGATGCTTGAGGGCGAGCAGCAGGTGGGGCATGGCGTGATCCAGATCATCATGGACGAAGCGCACCTGCTCAATATCACCGTCAAGGCTGAGAGCCAGGGCCGTGGCCTGGGCCTGAAACTGCTCGAGCACCTGATGCAGCAGGCCCAGGCGCAGGGCGCTAATGACTGCTTCCTTGAGGTGCGGGCGAGCAATCAGGCGGCGTATCGACTCTACGAGCGCTACGGCTTTAACGAAGTGGGTAGGCGTCGTGACTATTACCCGGCTGTGGGCGGACGTGAAGATGCCCTGGTAATGGTCTGCCCGCTGTTCGACTGA
- a CDS encoding saccharopine dehydrogenase family protein: protein MKKNVLIIGAGGVAKVVAHKCAQHNDELGRIAIASRNISKCQAIIDSVKAKGSLKQPAEIQAYALNALDIEATKALIRETQSQIVINVGSAFLNMSVLRACMDTGAAYLDTAIHEEPGKVCETPPWYGNYEWNHLAECQEKGVTAILGVGFDPGVVNAYAALAQQQYFDQIESIDILDVNAGSHGKYFATNFDPEINFREFTGQVWSWQNSQWTSNSMFEVKRTDDLPVVGEQNLYLTGHDEVHSLSKHLNVPNVRFWMSFGEHYINVFTVLKNLGLLSEQPVKTAEGLEVVPLKVVKAVLPDPASLAPGYSGKTCIGDLVKGTKDGKPTEVFIYNVADHKDAYVETDSQGISYTAGVPPVAAALLVARGDWDVSRMANVEELPAEPFLKLLDVMGLPTRIKDASGDRPWDQAL from the coding sequence CCCACAAGTGCGCGCAGCACAACGACGAACTCGGTCGTATTGCTATCGCGTCGCGCAACATCTCCAAATGCCAGGCCATCATCGACAGCGTAAAGGCCAAAGGCAGCTTGAAGCAGCCGGCTGAAATTCAGGCCTATGCCCTCAATGCGCTGGATATAGAAGCAACCAAGGCACTGATCCGCGAGACCCAATCGCAGATCGTCATCAACGTCGGTTCAGCCTTCCTTAACATGTCGGTGCTGCGCGCCTGCATGGATACCGGCGCTGCCTACCTTGATACCGCCATTCACGAAGAGCCGGGCAAGGTCTGCGAAACGCCACCTTGGTACGGTAACTATGAGTGGAATCACCTGGCCGAATGCCAGGAGAAGGGCGTGACTGCCATCCTCGGCGTCGGTTTCGATCCGGGCGTGGTCAATGCCTATGCCGCATTGGCGCAACAGCAGTACTTTGACCAGATCGAGTCGATCGACATCCTCGACGTCAACGCCGGTTCGCACGGCAAGTACTTCGCCACCAATTTCGATCCGGAAATCAATTTCCGTGAATTTACCGGCCAAGTCTGGAGCTGGCAGAACAGCCAGTGGACCAGCAACAGCATGTTTGAAGTCAAACGTACCGACGATCTGCCGGTAGTCGGTGAACAGAATCTGTACCTGACCGGGCATGACGAAGTGCATTCCCTGTCCAAGCACCTGAACGTACCCAATGTGCGCTTCTGGATGAGCTTCGGTGAGCACTACATCAATGTGTTCACCGTGCTGAAAAACCTTGGCCTGCTCTCCGAGCAGCCGGTGAAAACCGCTGAAGGCCTGGAAGTGGTGCCGTTGAAAGTGGTTAAGGCTGTACTGCCTGATCCCGCCTCACTGGCCCCAGGCTACAGCGGCAAGACCTGCATTGGTGACCTGGTCAAGGGCACTAAAGACGGTAAGCCGACTGAGGTGTTTATCTACAACGTCGCTGACCACAAAGATGCTTATGTTGAAACTGACAGCCAGGGCATTTCCTACACCGCGGGCGTACCGCCGGTGGCCGCTGCGCTGCTGGTGGCGCGTGGTGATTGGGATGTGTCGCGTATGGCCAACGTTGAGGAGTTACCGGCTGAGCCGTTCCTCAAGTTGCTCGACGTGATGGGCCTGCCTACCCGGATTAAGGACGCCAGCGGCGACCGCCCATGGGATCAAGCCCTCTGA
- the pth gene encoding aminoacyl-tRNA hydrolase yields MTAVQLIVGLGNPGPEYDQTRHNAGALFVERLADSQRINLSVDKKYFGLVGKFSHQGRDVRLLIPTTFMNRSGQAVAALANFFRIPPEAILVAHDELDMPPGVAKLKQGGGHGGHNGLRDIIAQLGNQNNFYRLRLGIGHPGHSSMVSNFVLGRAPRSEQELLDTSIDFALGSLPEILAGDWSKAMHKLHSQKASS; encoded by the coding sequence ATGACTGCCGTACAACTGATCGTTGGCCTGGGTAACCCTGGCCCTGAATACGACCAGACCCGGCATAATGCGGGGGCCCTTTTTGTTGAGCGCCTGGCCGACAGCCAGCGCATCAATCTAAGCGTCGACAAAAAGTATTTTGGCCTAGTTGGCAAATTCAGCCATCAAGGCCGCGATGTTCGCCTGCTGATCCCCACCACCTTTATGAACCGCAGCGGCCAAGCCGTAGCGGCACTGGCGAATTTCTTCCGCATCCCGCCGGAAGCCATTCTGGTGGCTCACGACGAACTCGACATGCCCCCCGGCGTCGCCAAACTCAAACAGGGTGGCGGGCACGGCGGACATAACGGGCTACGCGACATCATCGCTCAGCTCGGCAATCAGAATAACTTTTACCGCCTGCGGCTTGGCATTGGCCATCCCGGGCACAGCAGCATGGTCTCCAACTTCGTCCTCGGCCGCGCACCACGCAGCGAACAGGAACTGCTGGATACCAGCATTGACTTTGCCCTTGGCAGCCTGCCGGAAATACTCGCAGGCGACTGGAGCAAGGCCATGCACAAGCTGCACAGCCAGAAAGCCTCCTCTTAA